A section of the candidate division WOR-3 bacterium genome encodes:
- a CDS encoding penicillin-binding transpeptidase domain-containing protein, translated as YFEEVRKYINSLSGEDFLYKEGVNVKLSMDLRLQKIAEKIVDSILPIYDKRVRAYHKGRYKKSDSLKLEVALIAADVETGDVLALIGGRNFLKSQFNRAIQAKRQVGSAFKPFIYLTAINSGIFPGDPVEDLPYVIEDDGSGKPWKPRNFDDQFMGLITVRDALAHSRNLATVHILEKIGPESVIEFANRLGIKDYIPPVLSIALGSPSLSLWEMCESYLTIANLGKRKKMHLINEIELSNGNIIEKFTYEPEKVFDEREVYILVDMMKSTFQYGTAYYAKDYGFKAIAAGKTGTTDKYTDTWFIGFTPKILCGVWVGFDSVMTIFDRATGAVLALPIWSLFMKRANEILGIPDTLDFKKPEGILYATICIETGELATEFCPKKRVEIYIEGKEPKVFCSKHLKERSPLKRGKL; from the coding sequence ATTATTTTGAGGAGGTTCGTAAATATATTAATTCTCTTTCCGGAGAAGATTTTCTTTACAAGGAAGGAGTTAATGTAAAACTTTCAATGGATTTAAGATTACAGAAAATAGCGGAGAAAATTGTTGATTCTATTTTACCTATTTATGATAAGAGAGTAAGAGCCTACCATAAAGGAAGATATAAAAAATCTGATTCTTTAAAACTGGAAGTTGCCCTGATTGCAGCTGATGTAGAGACAGGTGATGTTCTTGCTCTTATAGGTGGAAGAAACTTTTTAAAGTCGCAGTTTAACAGGGCAATTCAGGCTAAAAGACAGGTAGGTTCAGCTTTTAAACCTTTTATATATCTTACAGCAATTAATTCAGGAATTTTTCCTGGTGATCCGGTTGAGGATTTACCTTATGTTATAGAAGATGATGGTTCAGGGAAACCATGGAAACCAAGGAATTTTGATGACCAGTTTATGGGTCTTATTACAGTTAGGGATGCCCTTGCTCATTCAAGAAATCTGGCTACAGTTCATATTCTTGAAAAAATAGGTCCAGAATCAGTAATTGAGTTTGCTAACAGACTGGGTATAAAAGATTATATACCTCCTGTTCTTTCAATAGCTCTCGGTTCCCCCAGTCTTTCTTTGTGGGAGATGTGCGAAAGTTATCTTACTATTGCCAATTTAGGAAAAAGGAAAAAGATGCATTTGATAAATGAAATAGAACTTTCTAATGGTAATATAATTGAAAAATTTACATATGAACCAGAAAAAGTTTTTGATGAAAGGGAAGTCTACATTTTGGTAGATATGATGAAATCCACTTTTCAGTATGGAACAGCTTATTATGCAAAAGATTACGGTTTTAAAGCAATTGCTGCTGGGAAGACTGGAACAACTGATAAATATACAGACACCTGGTTTATCGGTTTTACACCTAAAATTTTATGTGGAGTATGGGTGGGTTTTGATTCAGTTATGACAATTTTTGATAGAGCTACAGGAGCTGTGCTTGCTTTACCCATATGGTCCCTTTTTATGAAGAGAGCAAATGAAATTCTTGGAATCCCAGATACTCTTGATTTTAAAAAGCCTGAAGGAATTTTGTATGCTACAATTTGCATAGAAACAGGAGAACTTGCTACAGAGTTTTGCCCTAAGAAAAGAGTTGAAATTTATATTGAAGGAAAAGAACCAAAAGTTTTTTGCTCAAAACATTTGAAAGAAAGGTCTCCTCTCAAAAGAGGAAAATTATAA
- a CDS encoding DUF6800 family protein yields the protein MKGRIKETELNRKRHRKLKIKKLREKYLKAQTEEERKKIIEKALKVNPYLKNAEDFLKPIKDKLHK from the coding sequence ATGAAAGGAAGAATAAAAGAAACTGAATTAAACCGAAAACGACACAGAAAACTAAAGATTAAAAAATTGAGAGAAAAATATTTAAAGGCTCAAACAGAGGAAGAAAGAAAAAAAATTATAGAAAAAGCATTAAAAGTTAATCCCTATTTAAAAAACGCAGAGGATTTTTTAAAGCCAATAAAGGATAAGTTGCATAAATAG
- a CDS encoding isochorismatase family cysteine hydrolase, which produces MRTKEVLVPEIEVKKNILLKSDETSLIIVDMQNDFVNEKGALFVPDAKKTIPVINNLIKKSREKKVKIFYTQDYHEEEDIEFPIWGKHAVKETWGSEIIEELKPEKGDYVIRKLRYDAFFGTPLDHLLRINNIKNVIVTGTVANICVLHTAGSAALHGYKVIVPMDAISAINEFDFYAALRQVSFLYKGIITEEKEINFE; this is translated from the coding sequence ATGAGAACTAAAGAGGTTTTAGTTCCTGAGATTGAGGTAAAAAAGAATATTTTATTAAAATCTGATGAAACTTCTTTAATTATTGTTGATATGCAGAATGATTTTGTGAATGAAAAAGGAGCTCTTTTTGTTCCTGACGCAAAAAAAACTATTCCTGTTATAAATAATTTAATAAAAAAATCAAGAGAGAAAAAGGTTAAGATTTTTTATACACAGGATTATCATGAGGAAGAGGATATTGAATTTCCTATATGGGGAAAACATGCTGTTAAGGAAACATGGGGTTCTGAAATAATCGAGGAATTGAAACCTGAAAAAGGAGATTATGTTATTAGGAAACTTAGATACGATGCCTTTTTTGGAACCCCCCTTGACCATCTTTTAAGGATAAATAATATAAAAAATGTTATAGTAACAGGAACTGTTGCAAATATCTGTGTCTTACATACTGCTGGTTCTGCTGCTTTACATGGTTATAAAGTAATCGTTCCTATGGATGCCATATCAGCAATAAATGAATTTGATTTTTATGCTGCATTAAGACAGGTTTCTTTTTTATATAAGGGTATAATAACAGAGGAAAAGGAAATAAATTTTGAATAA